The following proteins are encoded in a genomic region of Acidobacteriota bacterium:
- the accB gene encoding acetyl-CoA carboxylase biotin carboxyl carrier protein: MDSKELRELMEYLSRSNFAEFEIERDGLKLRLVKESAKAPAAPPQQVFMPFPAPTPSPSPAAPATGAANPAAAATTATAKAGDSGEIYQVTSPMVGTFYRSPNPAAPAYVEVGAVVKKGQAICIVEAMKLMNEIESEVAGEILEIPVANGQPVEYGEVLFRVRLTS; the protein is encoded by the coding sequence GTGGACAGCAAGGAACTCAGGGAGCTCATGGAGTATCTCTCGCGAAGCAATTTCGCGGAGTTCGAGATCGAGCGGGACGGCCTGAAGCTGCGGCTGGTGAAGGAATCGGCGAAGGCGCCGGCGGCCCCCCCGCAGCAGGTGTTCATGCCCTTTCCCGCGCCGACCCCGTCGCCGTCCCCCGCCGCTCCCGCGACCGGTGCCGCGAACCCGGCGGCCGCCGCGACCACCGCGACGGCGAAGGCCGGGGACAGCGGGGAGATCTACCAGGTCACGTCGCCGATGGTCGGCACGTTCTACCGCTCCCCGAATCCGGCGGCTCCCGCCTACGTGGAGGTGGGCGCGGTGGTGAAGAAGGGGCAGGCGATCTGCATCGTCGAGGCGATGAAGCTGATGAACGAGATCGAGTCGGAGGTCGCAGGCGAGATCCTCGAGATCCCCGTGGCCAACGGGCAGCCGGTCGAGTACGGCGAGGTCCTCTTCCGCGTCCGCCTGACCTCGTGA
- a CDS encoding aminopeptidase P family protein has protein sequence MPSRLERIREKIDEAGAVALLVGSRANVRYLSGFSGSSGAILVTKGAATLFTDSRYTIQAGEEWTGGTVETVTGAPLRAALRAAGAVRVAFEAAHVTVAEREDLEAAATGARLVATRGLVEGHRSVKEPEEIRRIESAVRVNAEAFDAGVAEIAGGVTEARVAAVIEGTMRERGAESPAFDSIVASGPRGALPHARASMRRLVAGEPVVVDIGAKVDGYTSDMTRTVFLGEPGDLGRRVHAAVLEGVRRAEGLVRHGASIAAVDGAARDAVAEAGFADAAFRHGTGHGVGIEVHEAPHVGRAADGALLAAGMVVTIEPGIYIEGWGGVRIEDIVVVERDGCRVLTTTPKEMLIV, from the coding sequence GTGCCGTCCAGGCTGGAGCGGATCCGTGAGAAGATCGACGAGGCCGGCGCCGTCGCGCTGCTGGTCGGATCGCGCGCGAACGTGCGTTACCTCTCGGGATTCAGCGGATCGTCGGGGGCGATCCTCGTGACGAAGGGGGCGGCGACGCTCTTCACCGACTCGCGGTACACGATTCAGGCCGGCGAGGAGTGGACCGGCGGGACGGTCGAGACCGTGACCGGGGCCCCCCTGCGCGCGGCGCTCCGGGCGGCGGGGGCGGTCCGCGTCGCGTTCGAGGCGGCGCACGTGACGGTCGCGGAGAGGGAGGACCTCGAGGCCGCCGCCACGGGCGCCCGGCTCGTCGCGACCCGGGGGCTGGTCGAGGGGCATCGATCGGTGAAGGAGCCGGAGGAGATTCGAAGGATCGAGAGCGCGGTCCGCGTGAACGCGGAGGCATTCGACGCCGGAGTCGCGGAGATCGCCGGCGGCGTCACGGAGGCGCGCGTCGCGGCGGTGATCGAGGGAACGATGCGGGAGCGCGGGGCCGAGTCCCCCGCCTTCGACTCGATCGTCGCGTCGGGTCCGCGCGGAGCGCTGCCGCACGCGCGCGCCTCGATGCGGCGTCTCGTCGCGGGAGAGCCCGTGGTGGTCGACATCGGCGCGAAGGTGGACGGGTACACGAGCGACATGACGAGGACGGTCTTTCTCGGCGAACCCGGCGACCTCGGGCGGCGCGTCCACGCGGCCGTCCTCGAGGGAGTGCGCCGCGCGGAAGGGCTGGTGCGGCACGGCGCTTCCATCGCGGCCGTCGACGGCGCCGCGCGGGACGCCGTGGCCGAGGCCGGCTTTGCCGACGCGGCGTTCCGCCACGGGACGGGACACGGGGTGGGGATCGAGGTCCACGAAGCACCCCACGTGGGCCGCGCCGCGGACGGGGCTCTCCTCGCCGCCGGCATGGTCGTGACGATCGAGCCGGGGATCTACATCGAAGGCTGGGGCGGCGTGCGGATCGAGGACATCGTCGTGGTGGAGCGGGACGGTTGCCGCGTCCTGACCACGACGCCGAAGGAGATGCTCATCGTCTGA
- a CDS encoding roadblock/LC7 domain-containing protein yields the protein MFRTTLEEAARRLPGCEAAALVGRDGMVVEHWASPGGPSPEVIAAELTPVVRSVEALGRNAGGGGVRDLTLRLEAWSCVVQPVSADLFLILVAGRNAVPGRVRFEASRAAARLESDLR from the coding sequence ATGTTCAGGACGACGCTGGAAGAAGCGGCCCGACGTCTGCCGGGGTGTGAGGCCGCCGCGCTCGTCGGGCGCGACGGCATGGTCGTCGAGCACTGGGCCTCGCCGGGCGGACCGTCGCCGGAGGTCATCGCCGCCGAGCTCACCCCGGTGGTGCGATCGGTGGAGGCCCTCGGGCGCAACGCCGGGGGCGGCGGCGTGAGGGATCTGACTCTCCGGCTGGAGGCGTGGTCCTGCGTCGTGCAGCCTGTGAGCGCCGATCTCTTTCTCATCCTCGTGGCCGGACGCAACGCGGTGCCGGGGAGGGTGAGGTTTGAGGCTTCCCGAGCCGCCGCTCGCCTGGAGTCGGATCTCCGCTAA
- a CDS encoding tetratricopeptide repeat protein, producing MPEKTITPSPKALHLARRLKLDPTSRVFYELAREHHALKNLDEAARLCREGLQRHPAYHSARVLLGKVLFDMGLFAEARPELERVVKQAPDNLLARRLLADALAGVGDRPGAVAALRQFLAIQPGDAEALKQIEELESGPPAESTAGLETLPRPEPEAAEVGDADEVVTPAPPEPVASTVMMTLPEIASTVIMTPSEAVASTVMMIPGEAVAATVMMTAPDVEKGAREEDVVGPPIEMAPPVGIRAPRDVRTTIMSPADVVAGMEAHAPSTPSPAHDASAATVMMRAPVFGADEVPAASHPAETLESALDGLTVPVAAPAAAGGPAAEPGPLAARDGEPVAHDDEPTVGALPTPTLAEIYLAQGMPERALEVYEAVLAGDPHNHEAAVRIRELRERLAPQGSVTQRKIQTLEGWLGRIRRLKDVQDDAGRSGPTSAGV from the coding sequence ATGCCAGAAAAAACCATCACGCCATCGCCGAAAGCCCTGCACCTCGCCCGGCGCCTGAAGCTCGATCCGACCTCGCGGGTCTTCTACGAGCTGGCGCGGGAACACCATGCGCTGAAGAACCTCGACGAGGCGGCGCGCCTCTGCCGCGAGGGGCTGCAGAGGCACCCGGCGTACCACTCCGCCCGCGTCCTGCTCGGGAAGGTGCTCTTCGACATGGGCCTCTTCGCGGAGGCCCGGCCGGAGCTCGAGCGCGTCGTCAAGCAGGCCCCCGACAACCTCCTCGCGCGGCGCCTCCTGGCCGACGCCCTCGCCGGAGTTGGCGATCGTCCCGGCGCGGTGGCCGCCCTGAGGCAGTTTCTCGCGATCCAGCCGGGGGACGCGGAGGCCCTGAAGCAGATCGAGGAGCTCGAGAGCGGACCCCCGGCGGAATCGACGGCTGGGCTGGAGACGCTTCCGAGGCCGGAGCCCGAGGCGGCCGAGGTCGGTGACGCGGATGAGGTCGTCACCCCCGCTCCGCCCGAACCCGTGGCGTCCACCGTCATGATGACACTCCCCGAAATCGCCTCCACGGTGATCATGACACCCTCCGAGGCCGTCGCCTCCACCGTCATGATGATCCCGGGCGAGGCCGTCGCCGCCACGGTCATGATGACGGCGCCGGATGTGGAGAAGGGAGCACGCGAGGAAGATGTCGTGGGGCCGCCCATCGAGATGGCGCCCCCCGTCGGAATCCGGGCCCCCCGCGACGTCCGAACCACGATCATGTCGCCCGCCGACGTCGTCGCCGGGATGGAGGCGCACGCCCCCTCGACGCCGTCGCCGGCGCACGATGCCTCCGCCGCGACGGTCATGATGCGCGCGCCCGTCTTCGGCGCTGATGAAGTTCCCGCGGCCTCCCACCCGGCAGAAACCTTGGAGAGCGCCCTCGACGGCTTGACGGTGCCCGTGGCAGCCCCCGCGGCCGCCGGCGGGCCCGCCGCAGAGCCCGGTCCTCTCGCCGCGCGCGACGGAGAGCCGGTGGCCCACGACGACGAGCCCACGGTGGGGGCGCTTCCGACGCCGACTCTCGCCGAGATTTACCTCGCGCAGGGGATGCCCGAGCGCGCGCTGGAGGTCTACGAGGCGGTGCTCGCCGGCGATCCGCACAACCACGAGGCCGCGGTGCGCATTCGCGAGCTGCGCGAGAGGCTGGCACCTCAGGGAAGCGTCACGCAGCGGAAGATCCAGACACTCGAGGGATGGCTCGGCAGGATTCGGAGGCTGAAAGATGTTCAGGACGACGCTGGAAGAAGCGGCCCGACGTCTGCCGGGGTGTGA
- the pilQ gene encoding type IV pilus secretin PilQ, with amino-acid sequence MTWPKSLGLCLLVATAAGCGASGRASVPVESGPDQASVRGEQTPGAEAARGASDSAATLPVSDVTALTGIRVVPATEPAGSVKVEIAASAPVNYTSYQPEPNAFILEIPNVDLSKLPADVSMAGEGFNPIRISGLPSHHGSSHARIEFSGPSAMEAKVVPEGSGLAVYLTPVEGQASVVPDAAAAMASGPSPALAAMPAPALAATPAPATVAAPADAAIQVPVAVSAPAEIPAPPAPRRDDASVVTGLVVDGSRTKGSVTIVGDGSFRHNEFILKNPDRLVVDLLGVTNRVPEKSYPVSAEPLQRVRVAQFKTHPEKVVRIVFDLTHPIEHQVVTDPDGIRVLLGAEAMQQSAATTVPTVAAIVPKAIPTPPAAAPVTAARRADGRVTPTVSFAEPAGASAPAAVEPKPAQTVAAAPAADPTELQPRLVPTSAKDVAKDIVLFDRSDPAASSKEESTSSLPAGVSFQSQTIAGDKRHYRGEKISVTFRDADLREVFFFFSDVMKMNVVLDPDVSGKIDIRLTQVPWDQAFQVILKNQGLDAVEEDSVVRIARTQKLRAEAGERRALKQAQEQEVDPVTFTRKLSYAKVQEAMAVMQQVRSERGKIIADARTNTIIISDIPDKRPAYDNLLNALDTQTPQVQIEARIVEAIRSFERSLGIDWGFKALADPAHGTQTNLQFPHRADFNADVNLASSKNAGTVGLALGNVLDSVTLDVTLDAFESDGKVRILSAPKVVTQNNQPATIEQGVQIPVVTTTATQIEVQYVPASLRLIVTPQITAEQTVIMKVLVENNQPSSTVSVGGTPGIVTERVDTQILVRTGTTAVIGGVYKLQETDTETGIPGLHRIPFFGWLFKNKDFKKDSSELIVFLTPKIVTNV; translated from the coding sequence ATGACCTGGCCTAAGAGCCTCGGGCTTTGCCTGCTCGTCGCGACGGCCGCAGGATGCGGCGCGTCCGGAAGGGCGAGCGTTCCGGTGGAGTCGGGGCCCGATCAGGCCTCAGTCCGCGGGGAACAGACCCCCGGAGCGGAGGCCGCGCGCGGAGCGTCCGACTCGGCCGCCACGCTGCCGGTCTCCGACGTGACCGCGCTCACGGGAATCCGCGTCGTCCCGGCGACGGAGCCCGCGGGCAGCGTCAAGGTCGAGATCGCGGCGTCAGCGCCGGTCAATTACACGTCATACCAGCCCGAGCCGAACGCCTTCATCCTCGAGATCCCGAACGTCGATCTCTCGAAGCTGCCGGCGGACGTCTCGATGGCCGGCGAAGGGTTCAACCCGATCAGGATCTCGGGTCTTCCCTCGCATCACGGATCCTCGCACGCGCGCATCGAGTTCAGCGGGCCATCGGCGATGGAGGCGAAGGTGGTCCCGGAGGGCTCCGGGCTGGCGGTCTACCTGACGCCGGTCGAGGGGCAGGCCAGCGTCGTTCCGGACGCGGCCGCGGCGATGGCTTCCGGGCCCTCGCCGGCACTCGCGGCGATGCCCGCGCCAGCCCTCGCGGCGACGCCCGCGCCGGCCACCGTGGCGGCTCCGGCCGATGCGGCGATCCAGGTGCCCGTGGCGGTGAGCGCGCCCGCGGAAATCCCCGCCCCGCCCGCCCCGCGCCGCGACGACGCGAGCGTCGTGACCGGGCTCGTCGTGGACGGCTCCCGAACCAAGGGAAGCGTCACGATCGTGGGCGACGGCTCCTTCCGTCACAACGAGTTCATCCTGAAGAACCCGGATCGCCTCGTCGTCGACCTCCTCGGCGTCACGAACAGGGTCCCCGAGAAGAGCTACCCCGTCTCGGCAGAGCCCCTGCAGCGGGTGAGGGTCGCCCAGTTCAAGACGCACCCCGAGAAGGTCGTCCGCATCGTCTTCGACCTCACGCATCCGATCGAGCACCAGGTGGTCACCGATCCCGACGGCATCAGGGTTCTCCTCGGCGCCGAGGCGATGCAGCAGAGCGCCGCGACCACCGTCCCGACGGTGGCGGCGATCGTGCCGAAGGCGATCCCCACGCCGCCGGCCGCCGCGCCCGTGACCGCCGCGCGTCGCGCCGACGGGAGGGTGACCCCGACGGTCTCCTTCGCGGAGCCCGCGGGAGCCTCAGCCCCTGCGGCCGTCGAGCCAAAGCCGGCTCAGACCGTCGCGGCGGCGCCCGCGGCCGACCCGACGGAGCTCCAGCCCCGCCTCGTGCCGACGAGCGCGAAGGATGTGGCCAAGGACATCGTTCTCTTCGACCGCTCCGACCCCGCGGCGTCCTCCAAAGAGGAATCGACCTCCTCGCTTCCCGCGGGGGTCAGCTTCCAGAGCCAGACGATCGCCGGCGACAAGCGCCACTACCGGGGCGAGAAGATCTCGGTCACGTTCCGCGACGCCGATCTGCGCGAGGTGTTCTTCTTCTTCTCCGACGTGATGAAGATGAACGTCGTCCTCGACCCGGACGTCTCCGGCAAGATCGACATCCGGCTGACGCAGGTCCCGTGGGACCAGGCCTTCCAGGTGATCCTGAAGAACCAGGGTCTCGACGCGGTCGAGGAGGACAGCGTCGTCCGCATCGCGCGCACGCAGAAGCTGCGCGCCGAGGCCGGAGAGCGCCGCGCCCTCAAGCAGGCGCAGGAGCAGGAAGTCGACCCCGTCACCTTCACCCGCAAGCTCAGCTATGCCAAGGTGCAGGAGGCGATGGCCGTCATGCAGCAGGTCCGGTCCGAGCGAGGCAAGATCATCGCGGACGCCCGGACGAACACGATCATCATCAGCGACATCCCGGACAAGCGCCCTGCGTACGACAACCTGCTCAACGCCCTCGACACCCAGACGCCGCAGGTCCAGATCGAGGCGCGCATCGTCGAGGCGATCCGGTCGTTCGAGCGCAGCCTCGGCATCGACTGGGGCTTCAAGGCCCTGGCCGACCCGGCGCACGGGACGCAGACCAATCTGCAGTTCCCGCACCGGGCGGACTTCAACGCCGACGTCAACCTGGCATCGTCGAAGAACGCCGGAACGGTCGGCCTGGCCCTCGGCAACGTCCTCGACAGCGTGACCCTCGACGTCACGCTGGACGCGTTCGAGTCCGACGGCAAGGTCCGGATCCTGTCCGCCCCGAAGGTCGTCACCCAGAACAACCAGCCGGCGACGATCGAGCAGGGCGTGCAGATCCCGGTCGTCACCACGACGGCCACCCAGATCGAGGTCCAGTACGTGCCGGCCTCGTTGCGGCTCATCGTCACGCCGCAGATCACGGCCGAGCAGACGGTCATCATGAAGGTCCTCGTCGAGAACAACCAGCCGAGCTCGACCGTCAGCGTCGGCGGCACGCCGGGCATCGTGACCGAGCGCGTCGACACGCAGATTCTCGTCCGCACCGGGACGACGGCCGTCATCGGCGGGGTCTATAAACTCCAGGAGACCGACACCGAGACCGGCATCCCGGGGCTCCATCGAATCCCCTTCTTCGGCTGGCTGTTCAAGAACAAGGACTTCAAGAAGGATTCCTCGGAGCTGATCGTCTTCCTGACGCCCAAGATCGTGACGAATGTTTGA
- the pilO gene encoding type 4a pilus biogenesis protein PilO: MDKMPVWARVAIVVGVCGLLAFGAWKSYPNFSQEQSDIDGKQQEHDRLQAEIAKGREAARRRAELEKLIAQKDIELASLRRILPTEPEAGIIIKWLESQASRFNLGIKSLSEASIKQGEFYKEYTYSMNVVGNYHDLGRFYDVIGKHDRIINVRNVSITKNSGADARSRSIVSSFSALTFVYTEKEG, translated from the coding sequence ATGGACAAGATGCCGGTATGGGCGCGGGTCGCGATCGTGGTCGGGGTCTGCGGCCTGCTCGCGTTCGGCGCGTGGAAGTCGTACCCGAACTTCTCGCAGGAGCAGTCCGACATCGACGGCAAGCAGCAGGAGCACGATCGGCTCCAGGCCGAGATCGCCAAGGGGCGCGAGGCCGCGAGGCGGCGCGCGGAGCTCGAGAAGCTCATCGCCCAGAAGGACATCGAGCTCGCCAGCCTGCGACGGATTCTCCCGACGGAGCCCGAGGCCGGCATCATCATCAAGTGGCTCGAGAGCCAGGCCAGCCGGTTTAACCTGGGCATCAAGTCGCTTTCCGAGGCCAGCATCAAGCAGGGCGAGTTCTACAAGGAATACACGTACTCGATGAACGTCGTGGGCAACTACCACGACCTCGGCCGTTTCTACGACGTGATCGGCAAGCACGATCGCATCATCAACGTGCGCAACGTCAGCATCACGAAGAACTCCGGGGCCGACGCCCGATCGCGGTCTATCGTCAGCTCGTTCTCGGCACTGACGTTCGTCTACACCGAAAAGGAAGGATGA
- a CDS encoding PilN domain-containing protein: MIKVNLLAVARKETAGRKAPTVNLEGAGTLQNVLFAVLIIGTLSFLVWKQLDLKGQIDDLDRKLEDDHVAMKKVEEDRRVADELEKKKQRVEHQIDLITKLKNEQQVPVRLLDEISRNLPDFLWLTAMNENGGALTFSGKATTPTAYANFYNNLDASPYFSDVGRISYRDDGAEGVAFSLAARFVPNPKPAAAPAAPAPAEGAH; this comes from the coding sequence ATGATCAAAGTCAATCTTCTGGCCGTCGCCCGCAAGGAGACCGCAGGAAGAAAGGCGCCGACCGTCAACCTCGAGGGGGCGGGGACCCTTCAGAACGTGCTCTTCGCCGTCCTCATCATCGGGACCTTGAGCTTTCTTGTCTGGAAGCAGCTCGACCTCAAGGGGCAGATCGACGATCTCGACCGCAAGCTCGAGGACGATCACGTCGCGATGAAGAAGGTCGAGGAAGATCGCCGCGTCGCCGACGAGCTCGAGAAGAAGAAGCAGAGGGTCGAGCACCAGATCGACCTGATCACCAAGCTGAAGAACGAGCAGCAGGTTCCGGTCAGGCTTCTCGACGAGATCAGCCGCAATCTCCCCGACTTCCTCTGGCTGACCGCGATGAACGAGAATGGCGGCGCCCTGACCTTCAGCGGCAAGGCGACGACGCCCACGGCCTACGCGAACTTCTACAACAATCTGGACGCTTCGCCCTATTTCTCGGACGTCGGCCGCATCAGCTACCGCGACGACGGCGCCGAGGGCGTCGCTTTCTCCCTGGCGGCGAGGTTCGTGCCGAATCCCAAGCCCGCCGCGGCGCCCGCGGCCCCGGCGCCTGCCGAGGGCGCGCACTAA